In the Malaya genurostris strain Urasoe2022 chromosome 1, Malgen_1.1, whole genome shotgun sequence genome, one interval contains:
- the LOC131425423 gene encoding uncharacterized protein LOC131425423, whose product MEFVANPNGHCRLCTKKDRAMVEMITCDECDRWFHLSCVNLDKRPPRSEDWYCMKCQQRKKEYAAMTKDLEVTNMALQAKNGSSRAIIELMRIHERTMLSLVTSIQNTNMKEDAMSVNSGNSIEWKSYYETLPKIIGNARGMEQQPKLHRYDMLQPSTTGGTTGITITTGSEENTSDSEELEYDSNENDFAGFDEDSAGSENGMLSSPRSSSTISDFTNSEKVQELEANLWSSTEAFGENVVASVRSATLGSTDEQNKMESVVGMAPAPGNAFDNSAKVLAMSTMVTKRKVTAPVNALDEAFSVPFAYEWKRELVYYANLDGNSKDTNNYIIMPLHGGLTSDNFTFKKDSVGGSSDEEIIRSARSYGLTPRRPIPEPLSGYNLGKRIPKTKMLKETSTPPCVSLVCASVSPSGITPSLRSNSQTPPESRGIRTGSQVTFVCRMRNQVANHLRLWKNVRLKNSLVNDWTELENIFQKKKTAQSIREIGLEKSMQRLIFEWKISILLLPNITSILLGRKTKKKKLMFTNVEIEEF is encoded by the coding sequence ATGGAGTTTGTGGCTAATCCAAATGGTCATTGTCGCCTTTGCACGAAGAAAGATCGTGCAATGGTCGAAATGATAACTTGCGATGAGTGCGATAGGTGGTTCCATTTATCTTGTGTGAATCTTGATAAACGGCCACCAAGATCAGAGGACTGGTACTGTATGAAATGCCAGCAGCGTAAAAAAGAATACGCTGCAATGACGAAGGACTTGGAAGTGACAAATATGGCACTCCAAGCAAAAAATGGCAGCAGCAGGGCAATTATTGAGCTGATGAGAATACACGAGAGGACCATGTTATCCCTCGTGACTTCCATTCAGAATACGAACATGAAAGAAGACGCAATGTCAGTAAATTCAGGAAACTCGATTGAATGGAAAAGTTATTATGAAACCTTGCCTAAGATTATCGGTAATGCCAGAGGAATGGAGCAGCAACCAAAGCTGCACCGATATGATATGCTGCAGCCAAGTACGACTGGTGGAACAACTGGAATTACAATAACCACTGGCTCAGAGGAGAACACAAGCGATTCTGAAGAGTTAGAATATGATAgtaatgaaaatgattttgccGGATTCGATGAGGACTCCGCTGGTAGCGAGAACGGAATGTTAAGTTCTCCAAGATCCTCAAGTACGATTTCCGATTTCACAAATTCTGAAAAAGTCCAAGAACTGGAAGCAAATCTTTGGTCGTCTACGGAAGCATTTGGGGAAAATGTGGTTGCCTCGGTGAGAAGTGCCACATTAGGATCTACCGACGAACAGAACAAAATGGAATCTGTTGTTGGTATGGCACCAGCACCTGGGAATGCATTTGACAATAGCGCTAAAGTTTTAGCTATGTCTACCATGGTGACTAAGCGAAAAGTCACCGCTCCTGTCAATGCTCTCGATGAAGCCTTCAGTGTACCCTTTGCATATGAATGGAAAAGGGAATTGGTTTATTATGCAAATTTGGATGGCAATAGTAAAGATACAAATAATTATATCATCATGCCACTACACGGGGGGTTAACGTCGGATAATTTTACGTTTAAGAAAGATTCCGTGGGTGGATCATCAGATGAAGAAATTATACGAAGTGCCAGATCATATGGATTAACGCCTCGACGACCTATACCAGAACCACTTTCTGGATACAATTTGGGTAAACGAATCCCAAAGACTAAAATGCTCAAAGAAACAAGTACACCGCCATGTGTGTCGTTGGTATGTGCATCAGTAAGTCCATCAGGTATAACTCCTTCATTGCGCTCGAATTCGCAAACCCCTCCTGAATCAAGAGGAATAAGAACTGGTTCCCAAGTTACCTTTGTGTGTCGAATGAGGAACCAGGTAGCGAACCACCTTCGACTGTGGAAAAATGTTCGATTGAAGAATTCGCTCGTTAATGATTGGACTGaattggaaaatattttccaaaaaaaaaaaacggcacaaAGTATCAGGGAGATTGGATTGGAGAAAAGTATGCAGAGACTAATATTTGAatggaaaatatcaattttattaCTTCCAAACATAACTTCGATCCTGCTTGGacgaaagacaaaaaaaaaaaaattaatgttcaCAAATGTTGAAATAGAAGAATTTTAA